Proteins from a single region of Syngnathus scovelli strain Florida chromosome 7, RoL_Ssco_1.2, whole genome shotgun sequence:
- the si:dkey-225f5.4 gene encoding kinectin: MSSTSDKVYSAGDLKTKMSDNSAITSAVRNVLQRCDPTLPVPCDNEELDPAGEKFLILQDKRRMQKVLWRQLFVLDSMMCELEGLPRAQQLLTQPCPMQPEERARSHWKALKAESRMTAENTEELIDRLQENIIDRRHKVTQLLQHLQAKKQQREDLQANVNEARKALQERDGQLTLLKAELDAELRPLDGWECSRKALQSCLAAVQEVAHVSLLSFNQSQVSLELRPRPPANLAFNEPDPLKLSIIWSQDNRFTLRVDPASLTKQLQEDVSGRPAELSAALLEVAENYIGQADLLAEIQHLRSSFAIDWCPAQRVLVYLKSASILCHLEVQEGYPKAGAIRLRDVRRDGQPLNIATLQPQNPDGSLSDWLIFLCTNPLV; the protein is encoded by the exons ATGTCATCAACAAGCGACAAAGTTTACAGCGCGGgggatttgaaaacaaaaatgtctgaCAATTCAGCAATAACGTCAGCCGTTCGGAA TGTGTTGCAGCGCTGTGATCCCACCCTTCCGGTGCCGTGTGACAATGAGGAGCTGGACCCTGCAGGAGAGAAATTCCTCATCCTCCAG GATAAACGGCGTATGCAGAAGGTTCTGTGGCGTCAGCTGTTTGTTCTGGACTCCATGATGTGTGAGCTGGAGGGTCTTCCACGTGCCCAACAACTGCTGACACAGCCCTGTCCAATGCAGCCAG AGGAAAGAGCTCGAAGCCACTGGAAGGCTTTGAAGGCAGAAAGCAGAATGACAGCAGAGAATACGGAGGAGCTGATTGACAGGTTGCAAGAAAATATCATTGACAGACGACACAAAGTCACACAACTACTGCAACACCTGCAAGCTAAG aaGCAGCAGCGTGAGGATTTACAGGCGAACGTGAACGAGGCACGCAAAGCATTGCAGGAGCGTGATGGTCAGTTGACTCTGCTGAAGGCAGAGCTTGATGCGGAGCTCAGGCCTTTGGATGGCTGGGAGTGTTCCAGAAAGGC CTTGCAGTCGTGTTTGGCAGCCGTGCAGGAGGTGGCGCATGTCAGCCTGCTGTCCTTCAACCAATCGCAGGTATCTCTTGAGCTGAGGCCACGCCCCCCCGCCAACCTGGCTTTCAATGAGCCTGATCCGTTGAAGCTGTCAATCATCTGGAGCCAGGATAACCGCTTCACGCTTCGGGTTGATCCG GCGAGCTTGACAAAGCAGCTACAGGAAGATGTTTCGGGCCGCCCCGCCGAGCTCAGCGCCGCCCTGTTGGAGGTGGCAGAGAACTACATTGGTCAGGCAGATCTGCTGGCCGAGATTCAGCATCTGAGATCCAG CTTTGCCATTGACTGGTGTCCCGCTCAGCGTGTGCTTGTGTACCTCAAGTCGGCGTCCATCTTATGCCATCTGGAGGTGCAGGAAGGCTACCCCAAGGCCGGAGCCATACGCCTGCGAGATGTACGAAGAGATGGACAACCTCTGAACATCGCCACTTTACAG CCCCAAAACCCTGATGGCAGCCTCAGCGACTGGCTCATATTTCTTTGCACCAATCCTCTCGTCTGA